The Lysobacter enzymogenes genome window below encodes:
- a CDS encoding GNAT family N-acetyltransferase yields MSVQVKHDPARQRFSTVVDGVEAELDYQMRGDQLVIAHTGVPDAIGGRGIASDLVRAAFEYAREAGYKVRPACSYAAAWAERHPEYSQLLA; encoded by the coding sequence ATGTCCGTCCAGGTGAAACACGACCCCGCGCGCCAGCGCTTCAGCACCGTCGTCGACGGCGTCGAGGCGGAACTGGACTATCAGATGCGCGGCGACCAACTCGTCATCGCCCACACCGGCGTGCCCGACGCCATCGGCGGCCGCGGCATCGCCAGCGACCTGGTCCGCGCCGCGTTCGAGTACGCGCGCGAGGCCGGCTACAAGGTGCGCCCGGCGTGCTCGTATGCGGCGGCGTGGGCCGAGCGGCATCCGGAGTATTCGCAGTTGCTCGCCTGA
- a CDS encoding NAD-dependent protein deacetylase, producing the protein MTAEAPAPSDAAQRLHDWLRPHRRVFVLTGAGISTGSGIPHYRDENGAWQRKPPIDYRAFTGDARARSRYWARSFVGWPSFDGAQPNAGHVALARWQQREPAHALVTQNVDALHSRAGSLDVVDLHGRLDEVVCLDCGARQPRAQVQAELAQRNPDWRDLDAAVLPDGDADLEGLEFERFQIPPCAACGGMLKPDVVFFGENVPRARVAAAQQALAAADAMLVVGSSLMVYSGFRFARAAREAGLPLALLNRGVTRADDIATLKIEADCAATLDAALA; encoded by the coding sequence ATGACTGCCGAAGCCCCCGCCCCCTCCGACGCCGCCCAACGCCTGCACGACTGGCTGCGCCCGCACCGCCGCGTGTTCGTGCTGACCGGCGCCGGCATCAGCACCGGTTCGGGCATCCCGCATTACCGCGACGAGAACGGCGCGTGGCAGCGCAAGCCGCCGATCGACTACCGCGCCTTCACCGGCGACGCGCGCGCGCGTTCGCGCTACTGGGCGCGCAGCTTCGTCGGCTGGCCGTCGTTCGACGGCGCGCAGCCCAACGCCGGCCACGTCGCGCTGGCGCGCTGGCAGCAGCGCGAGCCGGCGCATGCGCTGGTGACCCAGAACGTCGACGCCCTGCACAGCCGCGCCGGCAGCCTCGACGTGGTCGACCTGCACGGCCGCCTCGACGAAGTGGTGTGCCTGGACTGCGGCGCGCGCCAGCCGCGCGCGCAGGTGCAGGCCGAGCTCGCGCAGCGCAATCCGGACTGGCGCGACCTCGACGCGGCGGTCCTGCCCGACGGCGACGCCGATCTGGAGGGCCTGGAATTCGAGCGCTTCCAGATCCCGCCGTGCGCCGCCTGCGGCGGCATGCTCAAGCCCGACGTGGTGTTCTTCGGCGAAAACGTCCCGCGCGCGCGCGTGGCCGCCGCGCAGCAGGCGCTGGCCGCGGCCGACGCGATGCTGGTGGTCGGTTCCTCGCTGATGGTCTATTCCGGCTTCCGCTTCGCCCGCGCCGCGCGCGAGGCCGGGCTGCCGCTGGCCTTGCTCAACCGCGGCGTGACCCGCGCGGACGATATCGCCACGCTCAAGATCGAAGCCGATTGCGCGGCGACGTTGGATGCCGCGCTCGCATAA
- a CDS encoding oligopeptide:H+ symporter gives MTQAATAPADSQGKMPRQIAFIIGNEAAERFSFYGMRNILTAFLVGTLLMASTGDLAERERMAKDVFHTFMIGTYFFPLLGGWLADRYFGKYNTVIWFSLVYCAGHACLALFEHSQTGFYTGLFLIAFGAGGIKPLVVSFCGDQFDQSNKHKAKLVFDAFYWTINFGSLFASLLMPIFLREYGPSVAFGIPGALMFLATFIFWLGRKRYVLVPPTRNAPDPHSFFNVARTALRAKAAGQGNPGVAVAAVGVALATGALALIPSLGFVKSACMALGLLIGFGGYGVSLQLERARGAHPDAAVDGVRAVLRILIVFAFVTPFWSLFDQKASTWVLQGQRMVVPTDLWWWPSWLISGEGGAKAAASQMQAINPLLVMLLIPFNNLVLYPALRRIGINPTALRRMGFGIAVSGLSWIVAAVLQLYMDAGHPMSLAWQILPYILLTFGEVLVSATALEFAYSQAPPSMKGVIMALWYLTSTFGNLWVMLTNAAVRNEAVTSHIAATGLSENAFLMFFFAGFAFVAAAAFALYARRYPMQDHYRAA, from the coding sequence ATGACCCAAGCCGCCACCGCACCCGCCGATTCGCAGGGCAAGATGCCCCGCCAGATCGCCTTCATCATCGGCAACGAGGCGGCCGAGCGCTTCAGCTTCTACGGCATGCGCAACATCCTGACCGCGTTCCTGGTCGGGACCTTGCTGATGGCCTCCACCGGCGACCTCGCCGAGCGCGAGCGCATGGCCAAGGACGTGTTCCACACGTTCATGATCGGCACCTATTTCTTCCCGCTGCTCGGCGGCTGGCTGGCCGACCGCTACTTCGGCAAGTACAACACCGTCATCTGGTTCTCGCTGGTCTACTGCGCCGGCCACGCCTGCCTGGCGCTGTTCGAACACAGCCAGACCGGGTTCTACACCGGCCTGTTCCTGATCGCGTTCGGCGCCGGCGGCATCAAACCGCTGGTGGTGTCGTTCTGCGGCGACCAGTTCGACCAGAGCAACAAGCACAAGGCCAAGCTGGTGTTCGACGCGTTCTATTGGACGATCAACTTCGGCTCGCTGTTCGCATCCTTGCTGATGCCGATCTTCCTGCGCGAATACGGCCCCTCGGTGGCGTTCGGCATCCCCGGCGCGCTGATGTTCCTGGCCACCTTCATCTTCTGGCTCGGGCGCAAGCGCTATGTGCTGGTGCCGCCGACCCGCAACGCGCCGGACCCGCATTCGTTCTTCAACGTCGCCCGCACCGCGCTGCGCGCCAAGGCCGCGGGGCAGGGCAATCCCGGCGTGGCGGTGGCCGCGGTCGGCGTGGCCCTGGCCACCGGCGCGCTGGCGCTGATTCCGAGCCTGGGCTTCGTCAAGAGTGCCTGCATGGCGCTGGGCCTGCTGATCGGCTTCGGCGGCTACGGCGTTTCGCTGCAGCTCGAACGCGCGCGCGGCGCGCATCCGGACGCGGCGGTCGACGGGGTGCGCGCGGTGCTACGGATCCTGATCGTGTTCGCCTTCGTGACCCCGTTCTGGTCGCTGTTCGACCAGAAGGCCTCGACCTGGGTGCTGCAGGGCCAGCGCATGGTGGTGCCGACCGACCTGTGGTGGTGGCCGAGCTGGCTGATCTCCGGCGAAGGCGGGGCCAAGGCCGCGGCCTCGCAGATGCAGGCGATCAACCCGCTGCTGGTGATGCTGCTGATCCCGTTCAACAACCTGGTGCTGTACCCGGCGCTGCGCCGGATCGGCATCAACCCGACCGCGCTGCGGCGCATGGGCTTCGGCATCGCGGTCTCGGGCCTGTCGTGGATCGTCGCGGCGGTGCTGCAGTTGTATATGGACGCCGGCCACCCCATGTCGCTGGCATGGCAGATCCTTCCGTACATCCTGCTGACCTTCGGCGAGGTGCTGGTGTCGGCGACCGCGCTGGAGTTCGCCTACAGCCAGGCGCCGCCGTCGATGAAGGGCGTGATCATGGCGCTGTGGTACCTGACCAGCACCTTCGGCAACCTGTGGGTGATGCTGACCAACGCGGCGGTGCGCAACGAGGCGGTGACCTCGCACATCGCCGCCACCGGGCTCAGCGAGAACGCGTTCCTGATGTTCTTCTTCGCCGGCTTCGCGTTCGTCGCCGCGGCGGCGTTCGCGCTGTACGCGCGGCGCTATCCGATGCAGGACCACTACCGCGCGGCGTGA
- a CDS encoding glycerophosphodiester phosphodiesterase family protein, which produces MPPLNFPRRPLAALALLLAATVAGAAAPERTPSMPHAATPTAARTGAPLGQHGLIVIAHRGASGYRPEHTLEAYRLAIRQGADFIEPDLVATRDGELVVRHENEISGTTDVAAHPEFAARKTRKTIDGETLTGWFTEDFTLAELKTLRARERIAQIRPGNARYDGQFEIATLKEVIALAKAESRDGRVIGIYPETKHPTWFASEGKHLDGSPIGISLGRKLIDTLVAEGFTDPHRVYIQSFEVANLIELKREIMPKAGVDLPLVQLYGDFGRDTPYDIVYNRRTGADLARLYGDFGKAIPGGLDKATFGALTEADALAWMQAHYASGLGPSKSSLIERAPLPAKRDADGDGHALLATRNTGFIHPVLGRALALGLQVHPYTVRAEEPFLTQTANGVDQSALGEALQLYGLGVQGFFIDNPDIGVAARKLFLEQSKIAPPGK; this is translated from the coding sequence ATGCCGCCCCTGAATTTCCCGCGCCGGCCGTTGGCCGCGCTCGCGCTGTTGCTCGCCGCCACCGTCGCCGGTGCGGCCGCGCCCGAACGGACACCGTCCATGCCGCACGCCGCTACGCCCACCGCCGCCCGAACCGGCGCACCGCTCGGCCAGCACGGCCTGATCGTGATCGCCCACCGCGGCGCCAGCGGTTATCGCCCCGAGCACACGCTCGAGGCCTATCGCCTGGCGATCCGCCAGGGCGCCGACTTCATCGAGCCCGACCTGGTCGCGACCCGCGACGGCGAGCTGGTGGTGCGCCACGAAAACGAAATCTCCGGCACCACCGACGTCGCCGCGCATCCCGAGTTCGCCGCGCGCAAGACCCGCAAGACCATCGACGGCGAAACCCTGACCGGCTGGTTCACCGAAGACTTCACCCTGGCCGAACTCAAGACCCTGCGCGCGCGCGAACGCATCGCCCAGATCCGCCCGGGCAATGCACGCTACGACGGCCAGTTCGAGATCGCGACGCTGAAGGAAGTGATCGCGCTGGCCAAGGCCGAAAGCCGCGACGGCCGGGTCATCGGCATCTATCCGGAAACCAAGCACCCGACCTGGTTCGCCAGCGAAGGCAAGCACCTGGACGGCAGCCCGATCGGCATCTCGCTGGGCCGCAAGCTGATCGACACGCTGGTCGCGGAAGGCTTCACCGACCCGCATCGCGTTTATATCCAGAGCTTCGAGGTCGCCAACCTGATCGAGCTCAAGCGCGAGATCATGCCCAAGGCCGGCGTCGACCTGCCGCTGGTGCAACTGTACGGCGATTTCGGCCGCGACACGCCGTACGACATCGTTTACAACCGCCGTACCGGCGCCGACCTCGCGCGCCTTTATGGCGACTTCGGCAAGGCGATTCCCGGCGGGCTGGACAAGGCCACGTTCGGCGCGCTGACCGAGGCCGATGCGCTGGCATGGATGCAGGCGCACTACGCATCGGGCCTGGGCCCGTCCAAGAGCAGCCTGATCGAACGCGCGCCGCTGCCGGCCAAGCGCGACGCCGACGGCGACGGCCACGCGCTGCTGGCGACCCGCAACACCGGCTTCATCCACCCCGTACTCGGCCGCGCGCTGGCGCTGGGCCTGCAGGTGCATCCCTACACCGTGCGCGCCGAAGAACCGTTCCTGACCCAGACCGCCAACGGCGTCGACCAGAGCGCGCTCGGCGAGGCCTTGCAGCTGTATGGGCTCGGCGTGCAGGGGTTCTTCATCGACAACCCCGACATCGGCGTGGCTGCGCGCAAGCTGTTCCTGGAGCAGAGCAAGATCGCGCCGCCGGGGAAGTAA
- the cfa gene encoding cyclopropane fatty acyl phospholipid synthase, with product MSLASLHKRVEGLLEQADIRVGGDRPWDLQVEDESFYSRVIAQGSLGLGETYMDGAWRTQSLDGLLERLMRAHVDEQVHGWAAILDGLRAHLINLQSHRRSFTVGERHYDLGNDLYRAMLGQRLVYSCGYWRDREGRPLRDLDSAQEAKLDLVCRKLGLKPGMRVLDIGCGWGEALKFAAERYGIVGVGVTVSHEQAEFARDLCRGLPVEIRLQDYRELDQRFDRIFSLGMFEHVGVKNYAAYFDVALRCLDRDSEGGGLFLLHSIGGNKSVSHTDPWIAKYIFPNSMLPSARQIAEHAENRFVIEDWHNFGADYDLTLQAWRANVEAAWDALDPRYDERFRRMWRFYLAASMATFRTRHAQLWQLVLSPGGVPGGYVAPR from the coding sequence ATGTCGCTTGCGTCGCTGCACAAACGAGTCGAAGGATTGCTGGAGCAGGCCGACATCCGCGTCGGCGGCGATCGGCCCTGGGATCTGCAGGTCGAAGACGAGTCGTTCTATTCGCGGGTCATCGCGCAAGGCTCGCTCGGCCTCGGCGAAACCTACATGGACGGCGCCTGGCGCACGCAGTCGCTGGACGGCCTGCTCGAGCGGCTGATGCGCGCCCACGTCGACGAGCAGGTGCACGGCTGGGCGGCGATCCTCGACGGCCTGCGCGCGCACCTGATCAACCTGCAAAGCCACCGCCGCAGCTTCACCGTCGGCGAGCGCCATTACGACCTGGGCAACGATCTGTACCGCGCGATGCTCGGCCAGCGCCTGGTCTACAGCTGCGGTTACTGGCGCGACCGCGAAGGCCGGCCTTTGCGGGATCTGGACTCGGCGCAAGAGGCGAAGCTCGACCTGGTCTGCCGCAAGCTCGGCCTCAAGCCCGGCATGCGCGTGCTCGACATCGGCTGCGGCTGGGGCGAGGCGCTGAAGTTCGCCGCCGAACGCTACGGCATCGTCGGCGTCGGCGTGACCGTCTCGCACGAACAGGCCGAATTCGCCCGCGACCTGTGCCGCGGGCTGCCGGTGGAGATCCGCCTGCAGGATTACCGCGAGCTCGACCAGCGCTTCGACCGGATCTTCTCGCTGGGCATGTTCGAGCACGTCGGGGTCAAGAACTACGCCGCGTATTTCGACGTCGCCCTGCGCTGCCTGGACCGCGACAGCGAGGGCGGCGGGCTGTTCCTGCTGCACAGCATCGGCGGCAACAAATCGGTGAGCCATACCGACCCGTGGATCGCCAAGTACATCTTCCCCAATTCGATGCTGCCGTCGGCGCGGCAGATCGCCGAACACGCCGAGAACCGGTTCGTGATCGAGGACTGGCATAACTTCGGCGCCGATTACGACCTGACTCTGCAGGCCTGGCGCGCCAACGTCGAAGCGGCCTGGGACGCGCTGGATCCGCGCTACGACGAGCGCTTCCGGCGGATGTGGCGGTTCTACCTGGCCGCGTCGATGGCGACCTTCCGCACCCGGCATGCGCAGCTGTGGCAACTGGTGCTGTCGCCGGGCGGGGTGCCCGGCGGGTACGTCGCGCCGCGGTGA
- a CDS encoding pseudouridine synthase, translating to MRLNKHISDTGFCSRREADRLIAEGRVTVNGVRGRVGSEVGEGDEVRVDGEILRVRVAAKGKRQHVYIALNKPVGVVCTTESGVKDNIVDFVGHERRIFPIGRLDKDSEGLILLTSNGDIVNEILRAENKLEKEYLVAVNHEVTPEFLRGMGRGVPIHGQTTLPCKTGKLGRFGFRIVLVQGLNRQIRLMAAHFGFRVKQLLRARIGNVKLGHLKPGQWRNLTDAELQGLLPQRTQW from the coding sequence ATGCGCCTGAACAAACACATCAGCGACACCGGTTTCTGCTCCCGCCGCGAGGCCGACCGCCTCATCGCCGAGGGCCGGGTCACCGTCAACGGCGTGCGCGGCCGGGTCGGCAGCGAAGTGGGCGAGGGCGACGAGGTCCGCGTCGACGGCGAAATCCTGCGCGTGCGCGTCGCCGCCAAGGGCAAGCGCCAGCACGTCTACATCGCGCTCAACAAGCCGGTCGGCGTGGTCTGCACCACCGAGTCCGGGGTCAAGGACAACATCGTCGACTTCGTCGGCCACGAGCGCCGGATCTTCCCGATCGGCCGCCTCGACAAGGATTCCGAAGGCCTGATCCTGCTGACCAGCAACGGCGACATCGTCAACGAGATCCTGCGCGCCGAGAACAAGCTGGAAAAGGAATACCTGGTCGCGGTCAACCACGAGGTCACCCCGGAATTCCTGCGCGGCATGGGCCGCGGCGTGCCGATCCACGGCCAGACCACGTTGCCGTGCAAGACCGGCAAGCTCGGCCGCTTCGGCTTCCGCATCGTCCTGGTGCAGGGCCTCAACCGGCAGATCCGCCTGATGGCCGCGCACTTCGGTTTCCGGGTCAAGCAACTGCTGCGCGCGCGCATCGGCAACGTCAAGCTGGGCCATCTCAAGCCGGGCCAATGGCGCAACCTCACCGACGCCGAACTGCAGGGGCTGCTGCCGCAACGCACGCAGTGGTGA
- a CDS encoding DUF3298 and DUF4163 domain-containing protein, whose product MKRVTAAVCLLALALAGCKKEADTPATSQSSANAPTAALPAPVVDTATAPVELKEVVETTPGYVVGITYTTQAAKYPGLARELKRYADDARAELVDAASGRTAKDNPSPYELSLTFDDVIDSPELMAVSADGSSYTGGAHAAPLIARFVWLPKQNKLLTAQELVPEKAGWTAISQYVREQLHSALSQRIDADDLAPAVRAEQIETGGRMIDDGTGADPANFAMFEPVRGADGKLSGLKFVFAPYEVGPYSDGTQTVEVPASVLLPHLAPAYRGMFLGGV is encoded by the coding sequence ATGAAGCGCGTCACCGCCGCCGTCTGCCTGTTGGCCCTGGCCCTGGCGGGCTGCAAGAAAGAAGCCGACACGCCCGCGACCAGCCAATCCAGCGCGAACGCGCCGACCGCGGCGCTGCCCGCGCCGGTGGTCGACACGGCCACCGCGCCGGTCGAGCTCAAGGAAGTGGTCGAGACCACGCCGGGCTATGTGGTCGGCATCACCTACACGACCCAGGCGGCCAAGTACCCGGGGCTGGCGCGCGAACTCAAGCGCTACGCCGACGACGCCCGCGCCGAACTCGTCGACGCCGCCAGCGGCCGCACCGCCAAGGACAACCCGTCGCCGTACGAGCTGTCGCTGACCTTCGACGACGTGATCGATTCGCCCGAACTGATGGCGGTGTCGGCCGACGGCAGCAGCTACACCGGCGGCGCCCACGCCGCGCCGCTGATCGCGCGTTTCGTCTGGCTGCCGAAGCAGAACAAGCTGCTGACCGCGCAGGAACTGGTGCCCGAGAAAGCCGGCTGGACCGCGATCTCGCAGTACGTGCGCGAACAGCTGCACTCGGCGCTGTCGCAGCGCATCGACGCCGACGACCTGGCTCCGGCGGTGCGCGCCGAGCAGATCGAGACCGGCGGCCGCATGATCGACGACGGCACCGGCGCCGACCCGGCCAACTTCGCCATGTTCGAACCGGTACGCGGCGCCGACGGCAAGCTCAGCGGGCTCAAGTTCGTGTTCGCGCCGTACGAAGTCGGCCCGTACTCCGACGGCACCCAGACCGTGGAAGTGCCGGCCTCGGTGCTGCTGCCGCATCTGGCGCCGGCGTACCGCGGGATGTTCCTCGGCGGCGTCTGA
- a CDS encoding amino acid permease — MSLVAKILRHKSVEQLQAEAGKRSDFRRVLGLWQLTAIGIGGIIGVGVFVLAGHEAAANAGPAVALAFLIAGIASAAAALCYAEFAGMIPVTGSAYTYSYATLGELAAWLIGWDLLLEYALIVAVVAIGWSGYVQVLLEGAGIELPLWAQGAYGTGEGRVFNLIAALVTLAVSALLVFRTEWGARFNTLIVTIKVLAVVLVIGVGVFYINTANWVPFIPERIVDENGVGHFGWKGVGTAAAVVFFAVFGYDTLTTAAEESKNPQRDLPRAVLLSLGVSMVLYLAVSLVLTGIAHYSTLGGDAPVSDAFAALGLPWIAKTIAFSAVVGIASVLFAFMLGAARIWFSLSRDGLLPGWFAKIHPKYGTPHRPTIALGVFTALVAGFLPIGEVAKLVNIGVLSAFIIICASVWVLRVRKPNLERSFRTPLVPLIPIVGIAFSIWLLAELAAITWLIFLIWVSLGLLVYFCYGIRHSKLAQEAHE; from the coding sequence ATGAGCCTGGTCGCCAAGATCCTGCGGCACAAATCGGTAGAACAACTACAGGCGGAGGCCGGCAAGCGCTCGGACTTCCGCCGCGTGCTCGGGCTCTGGCAGCTCACCGCCATCGGCATCGGCGGCATCATCGGCGTCGGCGTGTTCGTGCTCGCCGGCCACGAGGCGGCGGCCAACGCCGGCCCGGCGGTGGCGCTGGCCTTCCTCATCGCCGGCATCGCCAGCGCCGCCGCGGCGCTGTGCTACGCCGAGTTCGCCGGCATGATCCCGGTCACCGGCAGCGCCTACACCTACAGCTACGCCACCTTGGGCGAACTGGCGGCGTGGCTGATCGGCTGGGACCTGCTGCTGGAATACGCGCTGATCGTCGCGGTGGTGGCGATCGGCTGGTCCGGCTACGTGCAGGTGCTGCTGGAAGGCGCCGGCATCGAGCTGCCGCTGTGGGCGCAAGGCGCCTACGGCACCGGCGAGGGCCGGGTGTTCAACCTGATCGCCGCGCTGGTGACCCTGGCGGTGTCGGCGCTGCTGGTGTTCCGCACCGAATGGGGCGCGCGCTTCAACACCCTGATCGTGACGATCAAGGTGCTGGCGGTGGTGCTGGTGATCGGCGTCGGCGTGTTCTACATCAACACCGCCAACTGGGTGCCGTTCATTCCCGAACGCATCGTCGACGAGAACGGCGTCGGCCACTTCGGCTGGAAGGGCGTGGGCACGGCCGCGGCGGTGGTGTTCTTCGCGGTGTTCGGCTACGACACCCTGACCACGGCGGCGGAAGAATCCAAGAACCCGCAGCGCGACCTGCCGCGCGCGGTGCTGCTGTCGCTGGGCGTGTCGATGGTGCTGTACCTGGCGGTGTCGCTGGTGCTGACCGGCATCGCCCACTACTCCACCCTCGGCGGCGACGCGCCGGTGTCGGACGCCTTCGCCGCGCTCGGCCTGCCGTGGATCGCCAAGACCATCGCGTTCTCGGCCGTGGTCGGCATCGCCAGCGTGCTGTTCGCGTTCATGCTCGGCGCGGCGCGGATCTGGTTCTCGCTGTCGCGCGACGGCCTGCTGCCGGGCTGGTTCGCCAAGATCCATCCCAAGTACGGCACCCCGCACCGCCCGACCATCGCGCTGGGCGTGTTCACTGCGCTGGTCGCCGGCTTCCTGCCGATCGGCGAGGTCGCCAAGCTGGTCAACATCGGCGTGCTCTCGGCCTTCATCATCATCTGCGCGTCGGTGTGGGTGCTGCGGGTGCGCAAGCCGAACCTGGAGCGCAGCTTCCGCACCCCGCTGGTGCCGCTGATCCCGATCGTCGGCATCGCGTTCTCGATCTGGCTGCTGGCCGAGCTGGCGGCGATCACCTGGCTGATCTTCCTGATCTGGGTGTCGCTGGGGCTGCTGGTGTATTTCTGCTACGGCATCCGCCACAGCAAGCTGGCGCAGGAAGCGCACGAGTAA
- a CDS encoding rhomboid family intramembrane serine protease, giving the protein MITFVLIAVTVLVSWQAFQKRRLYERLVLWPPGVERFRQYDRLLTHGFVHADWMHLAFNMITLYFFGRAVENVFAQLVGPGMFVLFYLSAIVVAILPSYLRHRRDAGYVSLGASGAVSAVLFAFVLFDPWNWIIVFVVPVPAVVYAIAYVGYSYWMDKRGGDNINHSAHLSGALYGLLFMLLLEPRVLLVFLERLASPRGPGFFG; this is encoded by the coding sequence ATGATCACTTTCGTCCTGATCGCCGTGACCGTGCTGGTGTCGTGGCAGGCCTTCCAGAAGCGCCGCCTGTACGAGCGGCTGGTGCTGTGGCCGCCGGGGGTGGAGCGCTTCCGCCAGTACGACCGCCTGCTGACCCACGGCTTCGTGCACGCCGACTGGATGCACCTGGCGTTCAACATGATCACCCTGTACTTCTTCGGCCGCGCGGTCGAGAACGTGTTCGCCCAGTTGGTCGGGCCGGGGATGTTCGTGCTGTTCTACCTGTCGGCGATCGTGGTCGCGATCCTGCCGAGCTACCTGCGCCACCGCCGCGACGCCGGCTACGTCAGCCTGGGCGCGTCCGGCGCGGTTTCGGCGGTGTTGTTCGCGTTCGTGCTGTTCGATCCGTGGAACTGGATCATCGTGTTCGTGGTGCCGGTGCCGGCCGTGGTCTACGCCATCGCCTACGTCGGCTACTCGTACTGGATGGACAAGCGCGGCGGCGACAACATCAACCACAGCGCGCACCTGTCCGGCGCGCTGTACGGCCTGCTGTTCATGCTGCTGCTGGAGCCGCGGGTGCTGCTGGTGTTCCTGGAGCGCCTGGCCAGCCCGCGCGGGCCGGGGTTCTTCGGCTGA